The genomic interval AGCCCGAGCAGGGTTTCCAGGATATCTTCCATAGTAATTATGCCCTCCATGCCGCCGTATTCATCGATGATTACCATTATGTGCGCTCTCTGGTGTAGCACTTCGTCAAATGCATCAGATAATGAGGTTTTATCTGACAATGTATGCAGATTACGTCGATAAGACTCAAGTTTATTGTCAGTATTGTTTCGCGCCTGCGCCAATAATAAATCATCCTTGAGCACAAAGCCGGTGAACATTTCATCGTTTTCTGCATAAACGGGAATGCGTGAAAAACGCGAATCGTAGTGATTATCGAAATATTCATAAACTGTTAGCGATTCGGGTAATGAAAACACCACGGGACGGGGCGTCATCACGTCGGTGACGATTGTTTCGTGAAGCCTAAACATGTTTTTCAGGATTCGTGATTCCCGCTCTTCTAGTTGCCCTTCCTGCTCACCAAGTTCTGCCATGGCAGCAAACTCTTCGCGGTTGAAGCCTTCGATTTTCTTATTGCGTGAAATTCCGCGTGTCAATAATTCAGATAAAACTACAAATGGGTACAGCATCTTTATAAGGAATCTAAGTCCTTGTGCTGTAACGCCTGCCAAAGCACGCCAGTATGTTGCACCCAGTGTTTTCGGGATAATCTCCGAAAACACCAGAATCATCAGCGTCAGAATTGCAGAAAACAACCCTACCCAAGCGTTGCCAAACACCAGGACTGCTTGTGCACCGGCACCGACAGCACCTACGGTATGGGCAATAGTGTTTAGTGTGAGAATTGCTGCCAACGGCTTGTTGATATCCCCCTTTAACTCACGTAACAGCGACCCTGAAATTCTCCCTTCCTGCTCAAGCCCCCTGATATGGGCCGTAGTTACACGGAGTAGTACCGCCTCTGCAATGGAGCATAAAAACGAAAAGAGCAAGGCGACTGCCACATAAAGGATGAGAATGGTCATGTTGATAAGAGATTATATAGTATAAACATGGCCGGTCTATATAATGGGGTTGATTGCCTAACAGTATATTAGACGGAATCTCTAAATATGGCACTATGCGGATTCCGTATATTATCGAGAGCATTGATCTCATAGAGGGAGCCCAAAGCCACCCGGTAACCTCTTGATTTATTTCAACCCAAACAGTAACAAATTATGGAATCCTTCTCAAATAACCGTCCCGAACAAGGAGCTAAAGATAGGTCTAAAGAAGATAACGCACCATAAAGAACAGAATTATGAGGAGACAATACTTAACTACCCCTGAATTAAGTATTGAAAATCACAAGAGATGGGGCAGTTTTTACATGATGGCCGTTTTTTACAGTGTTGCTTGGCATGCTCCACTATCAAGGCGTGAAATTCATTTAACTGTTTTACCAGGCCTCCACCACCTTCCGTCCGAAAATCCCTCTCTACCAGATGGCGGATCATCTCGTATGGTTCATCACCCGAGATTGCTCCAGTACGCTGAAAGATTCTCCTGGTGTAGGCATCGACCACAAAAACCGGGCGCTCAAATGCATACAGGAGAATATCATCAGCAGTCTCTGGCCCTACTCCATTGATCTGCAACAACTCCTCACGAAGCTGCTCGCTATCCATCTCCCATAGATATTTTTCATTCTCAATGTACCAGGCGCAGTAACCATGTAGGCGCTTGGCCTTTTGATTAAAGTAACCGGATGGCCGAATCAGCTCAGCAAGTTTTGGTTGGGCCGTAGAGAGAATAGCCTCAGCAGACAACAGATTATTCGTGCGCAGGTTATCAATTGCGGTCTCAACACGTTCCCATGCAGTGTTTTGGGTGAGGATTGCCCCAACCATCACCTCGAACGGGGTCTCTGCTGGCCACCAGTTTTGGGGGCCGTAGTGGTTATAAAGCTCCCTGAATAGTTGTCTGGGGCTACTCTTTTGCCTCATCAACTCTGGCCACATTTCTCAATTCTGCAATCTCTTCCTGGGTGAGTTCACGACTCTTGCCTGCACGAACCTGTTTGCCCAGAAAGATGGGGCCATAGCGAACTCTCATAAGGCGGCTCACTGTTAACCCTACCGCCTCCCACATTCTTCTAACCTCGCGGTTGCGCCCCTCCTGCAACACCACATGGTACCAATGGTTTACCCCCTGGCCACCGGAGTCCACAATATCGGAAAATTTGGCTACACCA from Candidatus Thiopontia autotrophica carries:
- a CDS encoding HlyC/CorC family transporter; translation: MTILILYVAVALLFSFLCSIAEAVLLRVTTAHIRGLEQEGRISGSLLRELKGDINKPLAAILTLNTIAHTVGAVGAGAQAVLVFGNAWVGLFSAILTLMILVFSEIIPKTLGATYWRALAGVTAQGLRFLIKMLYPFVVLSELLTRGISRNKKIEGFNREEFAAMAELGEQEGQLEERESRILKNMFRLHETIVTDVMTPRPVVFSLPESLTVYEYFDNHYDSRFSRIPVYAENDEMFTGFVLKDDLLLAQARNNTDNKLESYRRNLHTLSDKTSLSDAFDEVLHQRAHIMVIIDEYGGMEGIITMEDILETLLGLEIMDESDKTADMQQYARRMWKKRAQAMGITLPKDEDSI
- a CDS encoding endonuclease III domain-containing protein; this encodes MRQKSSPRQLFRELYNHYGPQNWWPAETPFEVMVGAILTQNTAWERVETAIDNLRTNNLLSAEAILSTAQPKLAELIRPSGYFNQKAKRLHGYCAWYIENEKYLWEMDSEQLREELLQINGVGPETADDILLYAFERPVFVVDAYTRRIFQRTGAISGDEPYEMIRHLVERDFRTEGGGGLVKQLNEFHALIVEHAKQHCKKRPSCKNCPISCDFQYLIQG